One genomic window of Oikeobacillus pervagus includes the following:
- a CDS encoding heterocycloanthracin/sonorensin family bacteriocin codes for MMEDMQMNDFQRELQMLNIGDFQAQEAVPWDQNQYYNDSNRQFGQFGGCFRCFFFSCFFCFNCFNCFNCFNCFRCGGRCGGRCGGRCGGRCGGR; via the coding sequence ATGATGGAGGATATGCAAATGAATGATTTCCAAAGAGAGCTTCAAATGTTGAATATTGGAGATTTCCAGGCGCAAGAGGCAGTTCCTTGGGACCAAAATCAATATTATAATGATTCGAATCGACAATTTGGCCAATTCGGTGGTTGTTTCCGATGTTTTTTCTTTAGTTGTTTCTTTTGTTTTAATTGCTTTAATTGTTTTAATTGTTTTAATTGTTTTCGCTGTGGAGGTCGGTGTGGAGGAAGATGTGGCGGCCGGTGCGGAGGAAGATGTGGAGGAAGATAG